One Thermodesulfovibrionales bacterium DNA segment encodes these proteins:
- a CDS encoding MraY family glycosyltransferase, which produces MIYATTLLMSVFITVSLMPITVKLATRYQMVDFPNPRKVHVRPVPRIGGLAMAAGAFLPIIIWMPSDQFVRAFMASTGTLVLFGFVDDMKGLGYKTKFAGQILAAVIIVVFGGVRIDSMGSLLPGGMQLPGWFSFPFTLVAIVGVTNAVNMADGLDGLAGGISLLVLCCIGYLAHIQGNTVVILLSLALAGAIFGFLRYNTYPANIFMGDTGSQLLGFASVVLAMKVTQGDTPFSPVLPLIILGFPILDTLTVMAERIREGRSPFSPDKNHFHHRLMGLGLSHTEAVFAIYLVQAAMIVSAILFKYYSDWALVISYAVFSAVVISAFAVAGRKGYRFSWHPVIGQMIRGRLRRIRDDNWITRISFALSSIIVPVLLLLSCLLPANIPGYVSFIAVCFSLLIVAVRLLWKGQMGFCLRFVVYLTVPLVLYLIREGRGAWHGEIMFTLYHLSFGLTALFVLLSVKYANNTKAFRMTTMDFLVIFIAVVVPNLPDQSIQNYHLGLLAVEIIVLLFSYEVLITERRGRLDALTASTLLALTLLAIRGGAGL; this is translated from the coding sequence ATGATATACGCAACGACCCTGCTGATGTCGGTGTTCATCACCGTCAGCCTGATGCCGATCACGGTGAAGCTGGCAACCAGGTATCAAATGGTTGATTTCCCCAACCCGCGAAAGGTACACGTGCGACCTGTGCCGAGGATCGGAGGTCTGGCGATGGCTGCCGGAGCCTTTCTTCCGATCATCATCTGGATGCCGTCGGATCAATTTGTGAGGGCCTTCATGGCATCGACGGGTACGCTTGTGCTGTTCGGTTTCGTTGATGATATGAAAGGACTTGGATACAAGACAAAATTTGCCGGACAGATCCTCGCGGCAGTGATCATCGTGGTCTTCGGAGGCGTCAGGATAGACTCCATGGGAAGCCTCCTGCCTGGCGGAATGCAATTGCCTGGGTGGTTTTCTTTCCCCTTCACTCTCGTCGCGATTGTTGGTGTCACAAATGCCGTCAACATGGCCGATGGCCTGGACGGTCTGGCAGGCGGCATTTCCCTTCTCGTACTGTGCTGTATAGGATATCTTGCCCATATTCAGGGGAATACCGTTGTTATCCTTCTGTCATTGGCACTGGCAGGCGCGATTTTCGGATTCCTCCGCTATAACACCTATCCTGCGAATATCTTCATGGGCGATACAGGAAGCCAGCTCCTCGGGTTTGCGTCGGTGGTGCTTGCAATGAAGGTTACCCAGGGCGACACGCCCTTCAGCCCCGTCTTGCCGCTGATCATCCTCGGCTTTCCCATCCTCGATACGCTGACCGTTATGGCGGAACGGATAAGAGAGGGCAGGTCTCCCTTCTCTCCGGACAAGAACCACTTTCATCACCGGCTCATGGGCCTCGGACTTTCACATACCGAGGCGGTCTTCGCGATCTATCTTGTCCAGGCGGCGATGATCGTTTCAGCCATCCTCTTCAAGTATTACTCGGATTGGGCGCTTGTTATCTCGTATGCCGTTTTTTCCGCAGTCGTCATAAGCGCCTTTGCCGTTGCCGGCAGGAAAGGGTATCGCTTCTCATGGCATCCGGTGATCGGTCAGATGATCAGGGGGAGATTGCGAAGAATCAGGGATGACAACTGGATTACCAGGATATCATTCGCCCTCTCGAGTATAATCGTTCCGGTGCTCCTTCTCTTGTCCTGCCTTCTTCCTGCAAATATCCCCGGATATGTCTCTTTCATCGCCGTGTGCTTCTCTTTGCTCATCGTAGCGGTTCGGCTCCTTTGGAAGGGGCAGATGGGTTTCTGCCTGAGGTTTGTGGTCTATCTGACTGTCCCCCTTGTCCTCTACCTCATTCGGGAAGGCAGAGGGGCCTGGCACGGCGAAATAATGTTCACCCTGTATCATCTCTCCTTCGGTCTGACGGCGCTCTTCGTTCTTCTCTCGGTGAAATACGCGAATAATACGAAGGCATTCAGGATGACGACCATGGACTTTCTCGTTATCTTCATCGCCGTTGTCGTGCCCAATCTGCCTGACCAGTCGATCCAGAACTACCACCTGGGACTTCTCGCGGTAGAGATCATCGTGCTGTTATTCAGTTATGAAGTCCTGATTACCGAGCGTCGGGGAAGACTCGATGCCTTAACAGCTTCGACCCTGCTGGCCCTGACACTCCTCGCTATAAGGGGCGGAGCGGGATTATAG
- a CDS encoding tetratricopeptide repeat protein codes for MKRRMMLGVAMMLTAVALLSGCGGPEEKKAKFYSKGKALYERGDYVKAGLEFKNAVQIDPKYADAYYMLGLVALKSGDPRAAYGSFSKVVELSPQHAGAQIQLGWFLLGAGKTGEAMDKVELVLKGEPKDEDALILKGAVLVKKKRNDEARRFLESVVGRDIRKPEGYLLLSSLYAQKGDTEGVEKRLLEGIKLNEKAVPLHLALADLYLKTKRTDEAAGVMQKLVKLEPEASRHHLTLAGIYWNAGKEQQAVDVLKSFVSADPKKEERWVQTADFYNTRNRPAEAEQQLKEGIRVNEKSFRIRFALSALYVSTNRPDQAIAALQECLKLEKDSANPQVLYAKNSLAQIYFARQAIDKATKYLDEVLKESPKNLDANYLKGTIHLRKLEGVQAVSSFRTVISDNPQFIPGYISLAEAHAVNKEMNLAFDTLRDALKIAPGSRDVIRAMARLYGVQKDFKNAEAQYRGLLAANPKDLEVRADLGDLMMRAGDFRKAETEYAAIERLAPNHPLGYVKLSACYMAQRKWDKAIAELENVVRTHPELWSPANDLAYLLTEYGGGRKDLDRALLLAEKAKSLNPDNPAVMDTVGWINYRKGDLNQAVALLAKAQEKAPGNPSINYHLGMAYSRAGDASKAKEYLKIALASKTDFPGKEEAEKTMAGIR; via the coding sequence ATGAAGCGTAGAATGATGCTCGGAGTGGCGATGATGCTGACTGCTGTCGCGCTTTTGTCGGGCTGCGGCGGGCCGGAGGAAAAGAAGGCCAAGTTTTACAGCAAGGGCAAGGCGTTGTATGAAAGAGGGGATTATGTGAAAGCCGGACTGGAGTTTAAGAATGCCGTCCAGATCGATCCCAAGTATGCTGACGCTTACTACATGCTCGGGCTCGTCGCACTGAAATCAGGAGACCCCAGGGCCGCGTACGGGAGTTTTTCCAAAGTCGTAGAACTCTCGCCGCAGCACGCCGGCGCCCAGATACAACTCGGCTGGTTTCTGTTAGGTGCAGGGAAGACAGGCGAGGCGATGGATAAGGTTGAACTCGTCCTGAAGGGCGAACCGAAAGACGAGGATGCCCTTATTCTCAAAGGGGCTGTCTTGGTGAAGAAGAAGCGTAATGACGAGGCCCGTCGATTCCTGGAATCCGTTGTGGGACGGGATATCCGAAAACCGGAGGGCTATCTGCTCCTGAGCTCTCTTTACGCGCAGAAGGGAGATACGGAGGGTGTCGAAAAGAGACTGCTCGAGGGTATAAAGCTCAATGAAAAGGCGGTGCCTCTCCACCTGGCCCTTGCAGACCTTTACCTGAAAACGAAGAGGACCGATGAGGCAGCGGGCGTTATGCAGAAGCTCGTCAAACTGGAGCCTGAGGCATCCCGGCATCATCTTACGCTCGCAGGGATTTACTGGAATGCAGGCAAAGAACAGCAGGCTGTGGACGTGCTGAAATCATTCGTATCGGCCGATCCGAAAAAGGAGGAACGATGGGTCCAGACGGCAGACTTCTATAATACGAGGAACAGACCGGCCGAAGCCGAACAGCAGTTAAAAGAAGGAATCCGCGTGAACGAGAAAAGCTTCCGGATTCGCTTTGCCCTGAGCGCGCTGTATGTGAGTACCAACCGCCCTGATCAAGCCATCGCTGCACTTCAGGAATGTCTGAAGCTGGAGAAGGATTCGGCGAATCCCCAGGTCCTCTATGCGAAGAATTCTCTTGCCCAAATCTATTTTGCCCGGCAGGCAATCGACAAAGCAACAAAATATCTCGATGAGGTGCTCAAGGAAAGCCCGAAGAACCTCGATGCAAATTACCTGAAGGGTACCATCCATCTCAGAAAGCTGGAAGGGGTGCAGGCAGTTTCATCGTTCCGGACCGTGATCAGCGACAACCCGCAATTCATTCCGGGATACATCAGTCTTGCCGAAGCTCATGCCGTGAATAAGGAGATGAATCTTGCCTTCGACACCCTCCGGGATGCATTGAAGATCGCGCCCGGTTCAAGGGATGTGATCCGCGCAATGGCCCGCCTCTACGGGGTCCAGAAAGATTTCAAGAATGCCGAAGCCCAATATCGCGGGCTTCTTGCTGCCAATCCCAAAGACCTTGAAGTCAGGGCCGACCTGGGGGACCTCATGATGAGGGCAGGGGATTTCAGAAAGGCAGAGACCGAATACGCTGCTATAGAGAGGCTGGCGCCCAACCATCCCCTGGGCTATGTCAAACTGAGCGCCTGTTACATGGCACAAAGAAAATGGGACAAGGCAATCGCAGAACTTGAGAATGTCGTGCGCACCCATCCGGAGCTGTGGTCGCCTGCGAATGATCTCGCGTACCTCTTGACTGAATACGGCGGAGGAAGGAAAGACCTCGACCGGGCTCTTCTCCTCGCAGAGAAGGCGAAATCTCTGAATCCTGACAATCCCGCTGTCATGGATACCGTCGGCTGGATCAACTACCGGAAGGGTGATCTGAATCAGGCCGTTGCCCTACTCGCTAAGGCGCAGGAGAAGGCCCCTGGGAACCCCTCGATCAATTATCATCTGGGTATGGCATATAGCCGCGCCGGCGACGCCTCGAAGGCGAAGGAATATCTGAAGATTGCACTCGCTTCAAAGACCGATTTCCCCGGCAAGGAGGAGGCTGAGAAGACCATGGCAGGGATCCGTTAG
- a CDS encoding polysaccharide biosynthesis/export family protein has translation MERTRMLRIVLTLIMAGTLVASSPVLSRAGGEDISAPPGSEAAATPETSPTEGAPDASSYLIGPGDVLDVAVWKDEALTRSCIVRPDGAISFPLIGEVRVEGRTVADVKEEMEKRLDRYVPGTTLSVEVKQVNSMIIYVIGKVNAPGRYIMNTNVNVLQALATAGGLNIFAKRNKIKIFRQEDHETVIFPFEYDEVVEGKRLDRNIMLKRGDIVVIP, from the coding sequence GTGGAACGAACGAGAATGCTTCGGATAGTACTGACTCTCATAATGGCCGGGACCCTCGTCGCCTCCTCTCCGGTCCTGTCGCGGGCTGGAGGCGAAGATATCTCCGCTCCCCCGGGGTCCGAGGCAGCGGCAACCCCCGAAACGTCTCCGACGGAAGGGGCGCCCGATGCGTCGAGTTATCTCATAGGGCCGGGAGATGTGCTTGATGTTGCCGTGTGGAAGGATGAGGCTTTAACGCGGTCGTGCATTGTGCGGCCCGATGGGGCCATCTCATTCCCTCTGATCGGAGAAGTGCGTGTTGAGGGGAGGACCGTAGCCGACGTCAAAGAAGAGATGGAAAAGAGGCTCGACCGTTATGTCCCGGGGACGACGCTGTCAGTTGAGGTCAAGCAGGTGAACAGCATGATCATTTACGTCATCGGCAAAGTCAACGCGCCCGGCCGGTACATCATGAATACCAATGTCAATGTCCTGCAGGCCCTCGCCACTGCCGGGGGTCTCAATATCTTCGCGAAGAGGAACAAGATTAAGATATTCCGGCAGGAAGACCACGAGACCGTCATCTTTCCCTTTGAATACGACGAGGTTGTCGAAGGTAAGCGGCTCGATCGGAACATCATGCTCAAACGGGGCGACATTGTCGTCATCCCCTGA